From the Pangasianodon hypophthalmus isolate fPanHyp1 chromosome 17, fPanHyp1.pri, whole genome shotgun sequence genome, one window contains:
- the stoml2 gene encoding stomatin-like protein 2, mitochondrial, whose amino-acid sequence MLRTVVCRAGSGLLKHPCRNVPVFWGTRAQQRWASSLPMNTVILFVPQQEAWVVERMGRFHRILEPGLNLLIPILDRIRYVQSLKEIVIDVPEQSAVSLDNVTLQIDGVLYLRILDPFKASYGVEDPEYAVTQLAQTTMRSELGKLTLDKVFRERESLNSNIVHSINQASDDWGIRCLRYEIKDIHVPPRVKESMQMQVEAERKKRATVLESEGTREAAINVAEGRKRAQILASEGEKAEQINKAAGEANALLAKAEAKAEAIRLLSDALTQQNGNAAASLSVAEQYVSAFSNLAKQSNTVILPSNTGDVSSMVTQAMAIYTTLAKTQSPGSVEVNPVPADAEFECKAVPEATTPESTSSQ is encoded by the exons ATGCTAAGGACTGTAGTGTGTCGGGCCGGAAGTGGGCTTCTGAAG cACCCGTGCCGGAACGTCCCGGTGTTTTGGGGGACTCGAGCTCAGCAGCGATGGGCATCCAGCCTTCCCATGAACACAGTGATTCTGTTTGTGCCGCAGCAGGAGGCGTGGGTGGTGGAGAGGATGGGCCGCTTCCACCGAATCCTCGAACCT GGGCTGAATTTATTAATCCCGATCCTGGACAGAATCCGCTACGTGCAGAGCCTTAAAGAGATTGTGATCGATGTGCCAGAGCAGTCTGCTGTATCTCTCG aCAATGTGACACTACAGATTGATGGAGTTCTGTACCTGAGAATACTCGACCCCTTTAAG GCCAGTTACGGAGTTGAGGATCCCGAGTATGCAGTGACCCAGCTGGCACAGACCACGATGAGATCAGAGTTAGGAAAACTCACCCTGGATAAAGTTTTCAGg GAGAGAGAGTCGCTGAACTCCAACATCGTGCACTCCATCAACCAGGCGTCTGATGATTGGGGGATTCGCTGCCTGCGCTACGAGATCAAGGACATTCACGTCCCACCGCGCGTCAAAGAGTCCATGCAGATGCAG GTGGAAGCAGAGCGAAAGAAGAGAGCGACAGTTCTGGAATCGGAGGGAACGAGGGAGGCGGCCATCAACGTGGCGGAAGGACGCAAACGAGCGCAGATTCTGGCTTCTGAGGGAGAGAAAGCAGAGCAGATCAACAAAGCTGCAG GAGAGGCGAATGCTTTGTTGGCTAAAGCGGAGGCTAAAGCAGAGGCTATTAGGCTTCTCTCTGATGCGCTGACTCAGCAG AATGGAAACGCAGCGGCGTCCCTCAGCGTGGCCGAGCAGTACGTCTCTGCTTTCTCCAACCTGGCCAAACAGTCGAACACCGTCATCCTGCCGTCCAACACGGGAGACGTCTCCAGCATGGTCACACAG GCCATGGCTATTTACACGACTTTAGCCAAGACACAAAGCCCCGGCTCGGTGGAGGTGAATCCCGTCCCTGCAGACGCTGAATTCGAGTGTAAAGCAGTGCCTGAAGCCACAACACCCGAGTCCACATCCagtcaataa